In Allocoprobacillus halotolerans, a genomic segment contains:
- a CDS encoding ABC transporter substrate-binding protein, giving the protein MKNKFFKLGMSALVAATFLTGCSEESAQTKVDLNAMTIEEITEKAKEDGEINSVGMPDTWANWVETWDEINEKYGIKHTDTDMSSAEEITIFANEANDATKDIGDVGQSFGPVAEKQGVTLPYKTSYWDSIPDWAKDDNGDWIIGYYGTITFITNTDLVDKAPTSWQDVLDGDYTLTVGDVSVATQAQSALLSASIAFGGNESNIQPGLDFFKKLAEDDRLDMGDTSVARLEKGEIEVAVLWDYNSLGYRSQIQQNNANAHFEVSVPTDGAIQSGYCTIINAYTKRPYAAALAREYILSDEGQINLAKGYARPVRDDVELPEDVKAMLLPDEQYTNARFVEDQEAWDQTVSELSTTWQEEVVAYAQ; this is encoded by the coding sequence ATGAAAAATAAGTTTTTTAAATTGGGGATGAGTGCTCTTGTAGCTGCAACATTTTTAACAGGATGTTCAGAAGAAAGTGCTCAAACAAAAGTTGATTTAAATGCAATGACAATTGAGGAAATTACAGAAAAAGCCAAAGAAGATGGTGAAATTAATTCAGTGGGGATGCCTGATACTTGGGCAAACTGGGTTGAAACATGGGATGAAATCAATGAAAAATATGGAATTAAACATACAGATACTGACATGTCAAGTGCTGAAGAAATTACGATTTTTGCAAATGAAGCAAATGATGCTACAAAAGATATTGGGGATGTCGGTCAATCATTTGGCCCAGTTGCTGAAAAGCAAGGTGTCACATTACCTTATAAAACATCTTATTGGGATTCCATTCCTGATTGGGCAAAAGATGATAATGGAGATTGGATTATAGGTTATTATGGAACAATTACATTTATCACAAATACAGATCTTGTAGACAAAGCACCAACAAGTTGGCAAGATGTTTTAGATGGTGATTATACATTAACAGTGGGAGATGTTTCTGTTGCGACTCAAGCACAAAGTGCTTTATTAAGTGCATCTATTGCTTTTGGTGGTAATGAAAGTAACATCCAACCAGGATTGGATTTCTTTAAAAAATTAGCTGAAGACGATCGTTTAGACATGGGTGATACAAGTGTAGCTCGTTTAGAAAAAGGTGAAATCGAAGTTGCTGTATTATGGGATTATAACTCACTAGGGTATCGTTCACAAATTCAACAAAATAATGCAAATGCCCATTTTGAAGTATCTGTCCCAACAGATGGCGCAATTCAAAGTGGTTATTGTACAATTATTAATGCCTATACAAAAAGACCATATGCTGCAGCACTTGCAAGAGAATACATCTTATCTGATGAAGGACAAATCAATTTAGCCAAGGGATATGCACGTCCAGTACGAGATGATGTAGAGTTACCAGAAGATGTTAAAGCGATGCTTTTACCAGATGAACAATATACGAATGCACGATTTGTTGAAGATCAAGAAGCTTGGGATCAAACAGTTTCTGAGTTATCAACAACTTGGCAGGAAGAAGTTGTCGCTTATGCACAATAA
- the tnpB gene encoding IS66 family insertion sequence element accessory protein TnpB (TnpB, as the term is used for proteins encoded by IS66 family insertion elements, is considered an accessory protein, since TnpC, encoded by a neighboring gene, is a DDE family transposase.), translated as MIINTDEIKNIYVSSHYVDMRKSIDGLTQIVNLQFQMNVLDHSLFIFTNKARNRIKILYYESNGFWLFIKRLEHGRFKIEEHDDSNTRKITSTQLNWLLEGLEFEEKFKEKQLLI; from the coding sequence ATGATCATTAACACCGATGAAATCAAGAATATATATGTTTCAAGCCATTATGTTGATATGCGAAAGTCGATTGATGGTTTGACACAGATCGTGAATCTTCAGTTTCAGATGAATGTTCTTGATCATAGTTTGTTTATCTTTACAAACAAAGCCAGAAACAGGATCAAGATACTCTATTATGAATCCAATGGTTTCTGGCTGTTCATCAAAAGACTTGAACATGGCAGGTTCAAGATTGAAGAACATGATGATTCCAATACAAGAAAAATAACTTCCACTCAGCTCAACTGGCTTTTGGAAGGCCTTGAATTTGAAGAAAAATTCAAAGAAAAACAGCTTCTCATCTAA
- a CDS encoding iron-containing alcohol dehydrogenase, translated as MRDFVYQMPVKVYFGENGVKQHLKNELKHYGKNIMIAYGKGSVKKNGIYDDVVNVLNECGKNIIDFPDIPANPTYEKVLEGIKLYKENDVDLIIAVGGGSVVDCCKIICAGTEVNDDIWELEFEKGIIPEKMGNFAVILTLSGAGAEMDCLGAATYEAKHEKKTLVGPYAKFVIEDPQYIMSVPYKVFMPGVFDSLTHCMETYFGKTFNVSDLMNEGLMKDIIYNMKELINGHDTIEVRSNLMWDASLIQTFLFNVGKPGDFQAHQIENALGAYSHGTHGKQLAVIQPAYYRAVYKNEISKFARFARNVMGVNEKGDDEDIALKGIEALERLIKDANLATTFTEMGYELTKDVAKVVSQICGVSSTGPKELTREEIYELLMRCR; from the coding sequence ATGAGAGATTTTGTGTATCAAATGCCAGTAAAAGTTTATTTTGGAGAAAATGGTGTTAAACAGCATTTGAAAAATGAATTGAAACATTATGGAAAGAACATCATGATAGCTTATGGAAAAGGGTCAGTTAAAAAAAATGGAATTTATGATGATGTTGTCAATGTCTTAAATGAGTGTGGAAAGAATATCATTGATTTCCCTGATATTCCAGCAAATCCAACTTATGAGAAAGTTTTAGAAGGAATCAAATTATATAAAGAAAATGATGTTGATTTAATTATTGCTGTTGGTGGCGGATCGGTTGTAGATTGTTGTAAGATCATTTGTGCAGGAACTGAAGTTAATGATGATATTTGGGAACTAGAATTTGAAAAAGGTATTATTCCCGAAAAAATGGGTAATTTCGCAGTCATTTTAACATTATCAGGCGCAGGAGCTGAAATGGACTGTTTAGGTGCTGCAACATATGAAGCAAAACATGAAAAGAAAACTTTAGTAGGACCATATGCTAAATTTGTTATTGAAGATCCTCAATATATTATGAGTGTTCCGTATAAGGTATTTATGCCAGGAGTTTTTGATAGTTTAACACATTGTATGGAAACTTATTTTGGGAAAACTTTCAATGTATCAGATTTGATGAATGAAGGGTTAATGAAAGATATCATTTATAATATGAAAGAATTAATCAATGGTCATGACACAATAGAGGTACGTTCTAATTTAATGTGGGATGCATCATTAATTCAAACTTTCTTATTTAATGTTGGTAAACCAGGTGATTTCCAAGCACATCAAATTGAAAATGCATTAGGTGCATACTCACATGGGACTCATGGTAAACAACTTGCAGTTATTCAACCAGCATATTATCGAGCTGTATATAAAAATGAGATAAGCAAATTTGCAAGATTTGCAAGAAATGTTATGGGTGTTAACGAAAAAGGTGATGATGAAGATATTGCATTAAAAGGAATTGAAGCATTAGAACGTTTAATTAAAGATGCTAATCTAGCAACTACATTTACTGAAATGGGATATGAATTAACAAAAGATGTTGCAAAAGTTGTTTCACAAATTTGTGGAGTGTCTAGCACTGGTCCAAAAGAATTAACTCGTGAAGAAATATATGAATTATTAATGAGGTGTAGATGA
- the tnpC gene encoding IS66 family transposase: protein MTYKRKKKNNKRGIDISSLPAVTKIYDLENKNCPDCGEPLRKIGENIRKELVYYPARYEVIEHVQYVYTCDRCEEDSLKSKIFKADMKASVIYKSFASPSLLSYIIDNKFNKALPLYRQEVMFNQIGLKLSRQTMANWMIKLHDEYFKRMTDYMHKTLLQSEYLHADETTNQVLNVPDQKPTTKSYMWVYKTGRSEDKQIVHFIYENTRGHEHAKKHLEGYHNILQTDGYQAYDKLDDIRHMGCWAHCRRKYLEALDGAPSDTDLKGTASYRLLHKINKLFTLEKKLKGKSYEEIKDTRQKEAKPIIDNFFKDVKECAKVAVEKTKLSQALTYSINQEENLRLYLEDGRIEISNNRAENSIRPFCVGRRNWLFSNTVKGAEASAAIYSLLETAKLNNLKPYDYFEYLLTALTEIDINDDKELEKIMPWSKSLPENIYLTKKS, encoded by the coding sequence GTGACATATAAACGAAAAAAGAAAAACAATAAACGTGGCATTGATATTTCATCATTACCCGCTGTAACAAAGATTTATGATCTAGAAAACAAGAACTGTCCTGACTGTGGTGAGCCATTAAGAAAGATTGGTGAAAACATCAGAAAAGAACTTGTCTATTATCCTGCAAGGTATGAAGTTATTGAGCATGTTCAATATGTCTATACCTGTGACAGATGTGAGGAAGATTCATTAAAATCAAAAATATTCAAGGCAGATATGAAAGCTTCCGTTATCTATAAGAGTTTTGCATCACCATCACTTTTATCATATATTATTGATAATAAATTCAATAAGGCATTGCCTTTATACAGACAGGAAGTGATGTTCAATCAGATTGGATTGAAACTATCAAGACAGACAATGGCCAACTGGATGATCAAGCTTCATGATGAATATTTCAAAAGAATGACTGATTATATGCATAAGACACTTCTTCAAAGTGAATATCTGCATGCGGATGAAACAACGAATCAGGTTTTGAATGTTCCAGACCAGAAACCAACAACAAAATCCTATATGTGGGTATACAAGACAGGACGAAGTGAAGACAAGCAAATTGTTCATTTCATTTATGAAAACACAAGAGGTCATGAACATGCAAAGAAACATCTTGAAGGATATCATAATATACTTCAGACAGATGGATATCAGGCCTATGACAAACTTGATGATATCAGACACATGGGATGCTGGGCACATTGTCGTCGAAAGTATTTAGAAGCACTTGATGGTGCACCATCTGATACAGATCTAAAAGGTACTGCAAGTTACAGACTTCTTCATAAGATCAATAAGCTTTTTACGCTTGAAAAGAAATTAAAAGGCAAAAGCTATGAAGAGATCAAAGACACAAGGCAAAAAGAAGCAAAGCCAATCATTGATAATTTCTTCAAGGATGTCAAGGAATGTGCAAAAGTAGCAGTTGAAAAGACCAAACTCAGCCAAGCCTTAACATACAGCATCAACCAGGAAGAAAACTTAAGATTATATCTTGAAGATGGTCGTATTGAAATATCCAACAATCGAGCAGAAAATTCAATTCGTCCATTCTGCGTAGGTCGTCGCAACTGGCTGTTTTCAAACACAGTTAAAGGAGCAGAAGCAAGTGCAGCAATCTATTCGCTCCTTGAAACAGCAAAACTTAATAATCTCAAGCCATATGATTATTTTGAATATCTTTTAACAGCATTAACTGAAATAGATATTAATGATGACAAGGAACTAGAAAAGATCATGCCATGGTCAAAATCATTACCAGAAAACATATATCTGACTAAAAAATCGTAG
- a CDS encoding DDE-type integrase/transposase/recombinase, giving the protein MIKSIPHSVEYHLNSSDFIYHLEQVTIHLDWMIDFFDKHINPTLKKEFKKLKKSNKNDHTIPYADFKIDEPPVFKKEAPVQLSFEDILRNALKDGRPIKPVNRRNNNFDFKGVCPFCGAPHEYIYDNNGRGQFMCKVCCQTFSLKISLSGETGIFCPHCGKKLDMKHDRQGYLVFVCPSMKCPYYIKNKKLVDEGKGEHLLTSSNQYRLRYHYRDFKFNLDSLKKAEENITTPVNLSRIHFDHRILGLALTYYVNYGLSSRKTALIIREVHGFKISHQTVINYATTVSRLVKPLVDRYPYRLGSILSGDETYIKIRGKNHYVFFWSDPKTKIITSYTIYPVRDTKCACTSIYECLSHYSEIPDDMTLITDGNPIYNAAQVFFEINGIKFDLHQVIGVKNLDEESQKYRPFKQIEERLNRTYKQNYQGTNGYDRLECANSYMVLFVCFFNFLRRHSALNYKTPVDDGLFKKDMLMPDRWLQLIEYSSQYHAA; this is encoded by the coding sequence TTGATAAAGTCTATCCCTCATTCTGTTGAGTATCATCTTAATTCCTCTGATTTTATTTATCACCTTGAGCAGGTGACAATCCATCTCGACTGGATGATTGATTTCTTTGATAAACACATCAATCCCACTCTTAAAAAAGAGTTTAAGAAATTAAAGAAATCCAATAAGAATGATCATACCATTCCTTATGCCGACTTTAAAATTGACGAGCCTCCTGTCTTCAAAAAGGAAGCACCTGTTCAGCTGAGTTTTGAAGATATTCTTAGAAATGCATTAAAGGATGGTCGTCCTATCAAGCCTGTCAACAGAAGAAACAATAATTTTGACTTTAAGGGTGTCTGCCCTTTTTGTGGTGCTCCTCATGAATATATCTATGACAACAATGGTCGCGGTCAGTTCATGTGCAAGGTATGCTGCCAGACATTCTCCCTGAAGATCTCTCTTTCCGGTGAAACGGGCATCTTCTGTCCTCATTGTGGCAAAAAGCTTGATATGAAGCACGACCGCCAGGGATATCTTGTTTTTGTATGCCCAAGCATGAAATGCCCCTATTACATCAAAAACAAAAAGCTTGTCGATGAAGGAAAGGGAGAACACCTTCTGACTTCAAGCAATCAGTACAGGCTTCGCTATCACTATCGTGACTTCAAGTTCAATCTTGACAGTCTTAAAAAGGCTGAAGAAAACATCACAACTCCTGTCAATCTTTCAAGAATTCATTTTGATCACAGAATCCTTGGATTGGCATTGACCTATTACGTCAACTATGGTCTTTCTTCAAGAAAGACTGCACTGATCATCAGGGAAGTCCATGGCTTTAAAATATCACACCAGACAGTCATCAACTATGCGACAACTGTATCACGTCTGGTCAAGCCTCTTGTTGACAGGTATCCATACAGGCTTGGCTCCATATTGTCCGGCGATGAAACCTATATTAAGATAAGAGGCAAGAATCATTACGTGTTCTTCTGGTCTGATCCCAAGACAAAGATCATCACTTCTTACACAATTTATCCCGTAAGAGATACAAAATGTGCCTGTACATCTATTTATGAGTGTCTAAGTCATTACAGTGAAATCCCAGATGACATGACTCTTATAACAGATGGGAATCCAATCTATAATGCAGCACAGGTTTTCTTTGAAATCAATGGAATCAAGTTTGACCTGCATCAGGTCATCGGTGTAAAGAATCTTGATGAGGAATCACAGAAATACAGACCTTTCAAGCAGATTGAGGAGCGCCTCAACAGGACATACAAGCAAAACTATCAGGGAACAAATGGCTATGACAGGCTTGAATGTGCAAATAGTTATATGGTCCTGTTTGTATGCTTCTTCAATTTCTTAAGAAGGCATTCAGCACTGAACTATAAGACGCCTGTTGATGACGGTCTGTTCAAAAAGGATATGCTTATGCCTGACAGATGGCTGCAACTTATCGAGTACAGCTCACAATATCACGCAGCATAG
- a CDS encoding IS1634 family transposase translates to MAYFLKKTHRNGRTYLSIVESYYSPQKRCGAHRTFKSLASVESWKAKGIDDPIAHFQKEVNALNDEISNSQALKISESSPELYLGYFPFVSLLNKMNIKKFVDYFNISNSFEFDLYELLSSLIFARLVNPCSKYRTFHEVIPQLRGATHFSYNQLLDGLAFMGNDYGKFIEIFNEQMKKVYNINTSRTYFDCTNFYFEIDKEDNFRRKGPSKENRKDPIVSLGLLLDANQIPIGMKLFPGNESEKPVLRDVIQALKKKNQISGKTIHVADKGLNCTQNIAFSKENGDGYLFSKSVKTLPEKEKIWVLLNNEDWKEIKNDNGTLLYRYKSCIDKFPYHIEIDGKKKTIYFTEKRVVTYNPKLASKKRYEISKQVEKARSLCYSQAKRAEYGDLGKYVNFTNENGEKAKAAINKDIIEKELELAGYNLLITSETNMKSTDIYNTYHNLWRIEESFRIMKSDLDARPVFLQKENSIKGHFLICYLAVLLERISQFKILNNKYSTQEIMKFVKSFKIVKGESKYINVTTSSKFIKDFEQMTKLPLTNYYLTERQVKQIFRYKI, encoded by the coding sequence ATGGCTTATTTTCTTAAAAAAACTCATCGTAACGGGCGTACCTACCTTTCTATCGTGGAAAGTTACTATTCCCCTCAAAAACGCTGTGGAGCTCACCGCACCTTTAAATCCCTCGCTTCTGTCGAATCTTGGAAAGCCAAAGGAATTGATGATCCTATCGCTCATTTCCAAAAAGAAGTCAATGCTCTTAATGATGAAATTTCTAACAGTCAGGCTCTCAAAATTTCTGAATCATCTCCTGAACTTTATTTAGGATATTTTCCTTTTGTTTCTTTACTGAATAAAATGAATATCAAAAAGTTTGTTGACTATTTCAATATTTCCAATTCTTTTGAATTTGATCTGTACGAATTGCTTTCCTCTCTTATTTTTGCCCGACTTGTGAATCCTTGCAGTAAATACAGAACTTTTCATGAAGTTATTCCTCAATTGAGAGGTGCCACTCATTTTTCTTATAATCAGCTTCTAGACGGTCTTGCATTCATGGGCAATGATTACGGCAAGTTCATCGAGATTTTTAATGAGCAGATGAAGAAAGTCTATAATATCAATACTTCAAGGACTTATTTTGATTGTACCAATTTCTATTTTGAAATCGATAAAGAAGATAATTTTAGACGAAAGGGTCCATCAAAAGAAAATAGAAAAGACCCTATTGTGAGTTTAGGGCTATTGCTTGATGCCAATCAAATCCCTATTGGCATGAAGCTGTTTCCTGGTAATGAAAGTGAAAAGCCAGTCTTAAGAGATGTGATTCAGGCTCTTAAAAAGAAAAACCAAATTTCAGGAAAAACTATACATGTAGCTGACAAGGGATTGAACTGCACTCAAAACATTGCTTTTTCTAAAGAAAATGGAGATGGCTATTTATTCTCCAAATCTGTCAAGACTCTCCCTGAAAAAGAAAAGATATGGGTATTGTTGAATAATGAAGACTGGAAAGAAATAAAAAATGATAATGGTACATTATTATACAGATATAAGTCATGCATTGACAAATTTCCTTATCATATAGAAATTGACGGGAAAAAGAAGACTATATATTTTACTGAGAAACGAGTAGTGACTTATAATCCAAAGCTTGCATCTAAAAAAAGATATGAAATCAGCAAACAGGTTGAAAAGGCAAGAAGCCTATGTTACAGTCAGGCAAAAAGAGCCGAATATGGAGATCTAGGAAAATACGTTAATTTCACTAATGAAAATGGAGAAAAAGCAAAGGCAGCAATCAATAAAGACATCATAGAAAAAGAACTTGAACTGGCAGGTTATAATTTATTGATCACATCAGAAACAAATATGAAGTCAACAGACATCTACAATACCTATCACAATTTATGGAGGATAGAAGAATCATTTAGAATAATGAAATCCGATTTGGATGCCAGACCAGTATTCCTTCAAAAAGAAAACAGTATAAAGGGACATTTTTTGATATGTTACCTGGCAGTATTATTGGAAAGAATATCCCAATTCAAAATCTTGAACAATAAATATAGTACACAGGAAATTATGAAATTTGTAAAAAGTTTTAAGATAGTCAAGGGAGAAAGTAAATATATCAACGTAACAACATCAAGCAAGTTCATAAAAGACTTTGAACAAATGACAAAATTACCGTTAACAAATTATTACTTGACAGAAAGGCAAGTAAAACAAATATTCAGGTACAAAATATAA
- a CDS encoding histidine phosphatase family protein has translation MTKHLYLMRHGETLFNERRKIQGWCDSPLTNKGIKQAEVARECLKDIQFDHYYSSTSERCCDTLEIVTDYKVEYKRLKQLKERNFGTFEGESEDLNPKRDGTFDYDDLFPHYGGEYLEDVVKRMSNTLKEIMDKEDHKNVLVVSHGGACYSFLSSVVDPAIVDMHGGFTNCCILHFEYENGQFKYIEIIRPQVEDNN, from the coding sequence ATGACTAAACATTTATATTTAATGAGACATGGAGAAACATTATTTAATGAAAGAAGAAAAATTCAAGGATGGTGTGATTCCCCATTAACAAACAAAGGAATAAAACAAGCTGAGGTTGCAAGAGAATGTTTAAAGGATATTCAATTTGATCATTATTATAGTTCTACATCTGAAAGATGTTGTGATACTTTAGAAATAGTAACTGATTATAAGGTTGAATATAAGCGATTAAAACAGTTAAAAGAAAGAAACTTTGGTACTTTTGAGGGTGAAAGTGAAGACTTAAATCCTAAAAGAGATGGTACGTTTGATTATGATGATTTATTCCCTCATTATGGCGGAGAATACTTAGAAGATGTTGTGAAAAGAATGTCTAACACTTTAAAAGAAATTATGGATAAAGAGGATCATAAAAATGTTCTTGTTGTTTCACATGGTGGTGCTTGTTATTCGTTTTTAAGTAGTGTTGTTGATCCAGCTATTGTTGATATGCATGGAGGATTTACTAATTGCTGTATTCTACATTTTGAATATGAAAATGGTCAATTTAAATATATAGAAATTATAAGACCACAAGTTGAAGATAATAACTGA
- a CDS encoding TetR family transcriptional regulator: MDKHFIRAKSQENKIIRLQQIMDVTDRLFHEKTYHEITLSVIAKEVGLARGGLYKYVISKEEIFLMIYLQKEKAMIDDIVEQLINKKITPDLLSEVMSKTIYQHLDFIKYHQILNAIIETNVTIEKLAEFKVKTFEHTKNLFNILEKTFNIDRQKAFDIYLTILYHCVYLYDRVAYQKNYIEAMKLANLKIEDIDFVVHLYHFISIILLNI; the protein is encoded by the coding sequence ATGGATAAACACTTTATACGAGCAAAAAGTCAGGAAAACAAAATTATAAGATTACAACAAATTATGGATGTTACAGATCGCTTATTTCATGAAAAAACATATCATGAAATTACACTATCTGTCATTGCAAAAGAGGTAGGTCTTGCAAGAGGTGGGTTATATAAATATGTTATATCAAAAGAGGAAATCTTTTTGATGATTTATCTTCAAAAAGAAAAAGCAATGATAGATGACATAGTTGAGCAATTGATAAATAAAAAAATAACTCCTGATTTATTATCAGAAGTTATGAGCAAAACAATATACCAACATTTAGACTTTATTAAATATCACCAAATATTAAATGCTATTATTGAAACAAATGTAACCATTGAAAAACTTGCAGAATTCAAAGTAAAAACATTTGAACATACAAAAAATTTATTCAATATTTTAGAAAAAACATTCAACATAGACAGACAAAAAGCATTTGATATATACCTTACTATTTTATATCACTGTGTTTATTTATACGATCGTGTTGCTTATCAAAAAAATTATATAGAGGCTATGAAACTTGCCAATCTTAAAATAGAAGACATTGATTTTGTAGTACATTTGTACCATTTTATATCTATCATTCTACTTAATATTTAA
- the tnpA gene encoding IS66 family insertion sequence element accessory protein TnpA, whose product MKYDWKKIIDDQLNSGLTVNKYCDEHHLALSSFYKNKRKIQKDSVSTDIFLPVGVIDDMPALVSMNIDGHTVEFDSSLLDKVIGALK is encoded by the coding sequence ATGAAATATGATTGGAAAAAGATCATTGATGATCAGCTGAACAGTGGACTCACTGTTAATAAATACTGTGATGAACATCATCTTGCTCTCAGCTCTTTCTATAAAAATAAAAGGAAGATTCAAAAGGATTCGGTTTCTACTGATATCTTTCTGCCTGTTGGAGTTATTGATGACATGCCAGCTCTTGTATCGATGAATATTGATGGTCATACTGTTGAATTTGATTCTTCATTGCTTGATAAAGTCATTGGTGCATTAAAATGA
- a CDS encoding DUF1349 domain-containing protein translates to MKIDVNKLEWTREPLSFVISPEKVEIITKPHTDLWQRTYYHFCNDNAPVFQMSTEKKYFSFIVKTEFESKHRFDQCGVVVYLDSENWLKGSIEYENETFQHLGSVVTNDGYSDWATTEINASVKAMWYRLSRREDDFCIECSADGKIYQQMRICHLSKAVNKISFGIYACSPENSSFKATFSNMEITECQWLAHNGQAPDID, encoded by the coding sequence ATGAAGATTGATGTCAATAAATTAGAATGGACTAGGGAACCATTGAGTTTTGTTATTTCACCAGAAAAAGTAGAAATTATTACTAAACCACATACAGATTTATGGCAGAGAACATACTATCATTTTTGTAATGACAATGCACCTGTTTTTCAAATGAGTACAGAGAAAAAGTATTTTTCTTTTATAGTTAAGACAGAATTTGAAAGTAAGCATCGTTTTGACCAGTGTGGGGTTGTTGTATATTTAGATAGTGAAAATTGGCTTAAAGGTTCCATAGAATATGAAAACGAAACATTTCAACATTTAGGAAGTGTTGTAACAAATGATGGATATTCTGATTGGGCAACAACGGAAATCAATGCTTCTGTCAAAGCTATGTGGTATAGACTTAGTCGCCGTGAAGATGATTTTTGCATAGAATGTTCTGCTGACGGAAAAATATATCAGCAAATGCGTATTTGTCATTTGTCGAAAGCAGTAAATAAAATTTCTTTTGGAATATACGCATGTAGTCCAGAAAATTCATCTTTTAAAGCTACTTTTAGTAACATGGAAATTACAGAATGTCAATGGTTGGCTCATAACGGGCAAGCACCAGATATAGATTGA
- a CDS encoding GNAT family N-acetyltransferase, with amino-acid sequence MIFETNRLYLRELTQDDYFDLVQILQNPNVMYAYEHDFTNEDVQIWLNRQFSRYKKYHFGLWAVILKSTNEMIGQAGLSMQPYHDDEILEIGYLFKEEFWHQGYASEVAQACKNYAFSQLKAKKVFAIIKSDNVSSIAVAKRIGMKKVDEFNVRYYNDERLHYLYAVENLCNLI; translated from the coding sequence GTGATTTTTGAAACAAATCGTTTATATTTAAGAGAATTAACACAAGATGATTATTTTGATTTAGTTCAAATTTTACAGAATCCTAATGTTATGTATGCCTATGAACATGACTTTACAAACGAAGATGTTCAAATATGGCTCAATCGTCAATTCAGTCGTTATAAAAAATATCATTTTGGTTTATGGGCAGTTATTTTAAAATCTACTAATGAAATGATTGGGCAGGCTGGACTTTCTATGCAACCTTACCATGATGATGAAATACTTGAGATTGGCTATTTGTTTAAAGAAGAGTTTTGGCATCAAGGATACGCAAGTGAAGTTGCACAAGCATGTAAAAATTATGCTTTTTCTCAACTCAAAGCTAAAAAAGTCTTTGCTATTATTAAGTCAGATAATGTTAGTTCTATAGCTGTTGCTAAAAGAATAGGTATGAAAAAAGTGGATGAGTTTAATGTTCGCTATTACAATGATGAAAGGTTACATTATTTATATGCTGTAGAAAATCTTTGTAATTTAATATGA
- the tnpA gene encoding IS200/IS605 family transposase: MGNSQFIHLSHNASNLVYHIVCPAKYRRVVFDDSVEEYLKQICLGIELRYDYIHFLEIGADKDHMHFLVQSTSEYAPSKLVKIIKSITASQIFAGCPQVKKQLWGGQFWSDGYFIASVGKNQNEKVIREYVKEQGKQDTEYKQLYLSI, encoded by the coding sequence ATGGGAAATAGTCAATTTATACATCTATCACATAATGCGAGTAATCTTGTTTACCACATTGTCTGTCCGGCAAAATATCGTCGCGTAGTATTTGATGATTCTGTTGAAGAATATCTGAAGCAAATTTGCCTTGGGATAGAACTGAGATATGATTATATACATTTTCTTGAAATAGGGGCAGACAAAGATCATATGCATTTTCTTGTTCAAAGTACATCTGAGTATGCTCCTTCAAAATTGGTAAAAATCATAAAAAGTATAACTGCAAGTCAAATATTTGCTGGGTGTCCGCAGGTCAAAAAACAACTATGGGGAGGACAATTCTGGAGCGACGGATATTTTATCGCATCCGTCGGTAAAAATCAAAACGAAAAAGTAATCAGAGAATATGTGAAAGAACAGGGCAAACAAGATACGGAATATAAGCAGTTGTATTTGAGTATATGA